A single region of the Limisphaerales bacterium genome encodes:
- a CDS encoding efflux RND transporter periplasmic adaptor subunit yields the protein MKTNTQWLPALAIVFAGCGGGSGGHSHGHDHGPTPPPAEITLSTAAMEQNAVRVEPLTRRTFQPTHAVAARVAFNEETTAHVGTLVHGRVVKMQAHLGETVNLNDILFVIESPELGANQNALLKALAAVVSAQSSVTLAEANALTAQAQAELKNAEALIALADNPAVINAAKADLAVTQAAHVLAKNNAIIPQAESELAAAQPAVTAAQKLVETGRKLAAAGALAQTELQRRETALQTAQAKVQVAEAALTQAKALQARNQQAAEAALTAGQAALAQAQAQQTRDLAAAKAKQVAAIAQLRAAQAKENKDLTEARNALATAESGVTQCRNQLRLLGMSPDQIKAFIAKPVISPEYIVRAPRAGTVVEREIALGENANPEQPHLLMLADLATVWVLLDVPTSQAGGLKAGHPVTLVNPETGRRTEAKLDFVSPVVDTETRTVQARVVLANPEGQWRPGQFLTVHLPGTEPAQESLAVPTEAVQYVDGKPTVYVATGKERTFKARHLILGAEDNDWLPIQRGLSPTNRVVVSGSFLLKAEFGKAAAGHDHSH from the coding sequence ATGAAAACGAACACACAATGGTTGCCGGCGCTGGCGATCGTCTTCGCCGGATGCGGCGGCGGCAGTGGCGGCCATTCGCACGGCCACGATCACGGCCCCACCCCGCCGCCTGCCGAGATTACCCTGTCGACCGCCGCCATGGAGCAGAACGCCGTCCGCGTGGAGCCGCTAACCCGCCGCACATTTCAACCAACGCATGCGGTTGCCGCCCGGGTGGCCTTCAACGAAGAAACCACCGCGCATGTCGGCACCTTGGTTCACGGTCGCGTAGTGAAAATGCAGGCGCATTTGGGCGAGACGGTAAATCTAAACGACATCTTATTCGTCATCGAAAGCCCCGAGCTGGGCGCCAACCAAAACGCCCTGCTCAAAGCTCTGGCCGCGGTGGTGTCCGCGCAATCCTCCGTAACTCTGGCGGAGGCCAACGCTCTCACCGCGCAAGCCCAAGCCGAGTTGAAAAACGCCGAAGCCCTGATTGCCCTCGCGGATAATCCCGCCGTCATCAACGCCGCCAAAGCCGATCTGGCCGTCACTCAAGCCGCCCATGTTCTGGCCAAGAACAACGCCATCATTCCCCAAGCCGAAAGCGAATTGGCCGCCGCTCAACCGGCGGTGACTGCCGCCCAAAAACTGGTGGAGACCGGCCGCAAACTCGCCGCCGCCGGGGCTTTGGCGCAGACCGAACTGCAACGACGCGAAACCGCCCTGCAAACTGCCCAGGCCAAGGTGCAGGTTGCGGAGGCCGCGCTCACTCAGGCCAAGGCCCTGCAGGCGCGCAACCAGCAAGCCGCCGAGGCCGCCCTGACCGCCGGTCAAGCCGCGCTGGCCCAGGCGCAGGCGCAGCAGACCCGTGATCTGGCGGCGGCCAAGGCCAAGCAAGTCGCCGCCATCGCCCAGCTTCGGGCGGCACAGGCCAAGGAAAATAAAGATCTTACCGAAGCCCGCAACGCGCTGGCCACCGCCGAGTCCGGCGTGACCCAATGCCGAAATCAACTGCGCTTGCTCGGCATGTCGCCCGATCAAATCAAGGCGTTCATCGCCAAGCCCGTGATTTCGCCGGAGTACATTGTGCGCGCCCCACGCGCCGGCACTGTCGTGGAGCGCGAGATTGCCCTCGGCGAAAACGCCAATCCCGAGCAGCCGCATTTGCTGATGCTCGCGGACCTTGCCACGGTGTGGGTGTTGCTCGATGTGCCTACATCGCAAGCCGGAGGCTTGAAGGCCGGGCATCCAGTGACTTTGGTGAACCCTGAAACCGGCCGGCGCACGGAGGCCAAACTGGATTTCGTTAGCCCCGTGGTGGACACCGAGACGCGCACCGTGCAAGCCCGCGTGGTGTTGGCCAATCCCGAAGGCCAGTGGCGGCCCGGCCAATTTCTCACCGTGCATTTGCCCGGAACCGAACCGGCCCAAGAATCGCTCGCCGTGCCGACCGAGGCGGTGCAGTACGTGGACGGCAAACCCACGGTGTACGTGGCCACCGGCAAGGAGCGCACCTTCAAGGCGCGTCATCTGATCCTCGGCGCCGAAGACAACGACTGGCTGCCAATCCAGCGCGGGCTCTCCCCCACCAACCGTGTGGTGGTGAGCGGCAGTTTCCTGTTGAAAGCCGAGTTCGGCAAAGCCGCCGCTGGCCACGATCATAGTCACTGA